One window from the genome of Elaeis guineensis isolate ETL-2024a chromosome 5, EG11, whole genome shotgun sequence encodes:
- the LOC140857917 gene encoding mitogen-activated protein kinase kinase kinase 20-like codes for MLGRGSSASVSLGLLRDDGSSSLEKIMAVKSAPVSNSSILKHEKEILDLLQGCPEIIGCLGDDVGPDDDGEATYSLFLELATFGSLFDILRSSHGPFSEPEVRHCTRSILKGLAHIHAKGYVHCDIKPHNILVSGSGEVKIADFGLAKKAAERSQGIFIRGTPLYVAPEGVARNEYETPSDIWSLGCTLIELVTGKPARRFPVDLELPALLFRIARGDVLPEIPESLSAEGKDFLNRCLAKDPKKRWTAEMLLDHPFVSDFGEEDDGHGATPCGAQERVLDFIVGLGGVLHVAAGQQALVN; via the coding sequence ATGTTGGGGAGAGGAAGCTCTGCTTCGGTTAGCTTGGGACTCCTCAGAGACGACGGATCCTCCTCCCTGGAGAAGATAATGGCAGTCAAGTCCGCACCAGTCTCCAATTCCTCCATCTTGAAGCACGAAAAAGAGATCCTCGATCTCTTACAAGGTTGCCCCGAGATCATCGGCTGCCTCGGCGACGACGTCGGCCCCGATGACGACGGCGAGGCCACCTACAGCCTCTTCCTTGAGCTCGCAACCTTCGGCAGCCTCTTCGACATCCTCCGATCTTCCCACGGCCCCTTCTCGGAGCCCGAAGTCCGGCATTGCACCAGGTCCATCCTCAAAGGCCTCGCCCATATCCATGCGAAGGGGTACGTGCATTGCGACATCAAGCCACACAACATCCTCGTGTCCGGCTCCGGCGAGGTCAAGATAGCCGACTTCGGACTTGCCAAGAAAGCCGCGGAGAGGTCCCAAGGGATCTTTATACGCGGCACACCACTGTACGTGGCGCCGGAGGGAGTGGCCCGGAACGAGTACGAGACGCCGTCGGATATATGGTCTCTCGGGTGTACATTGATCGAGTTGGTCACCGGCAAGCCGGCAAGAAGGTTCCCGGTCGACCTCGAGCTGCCGGCGTTGTTGTTTCGGATCGCTCGTGGCGATGTCTTGCCGGAGATACCGGAGAGCCTTTCAGCGGAGGGGAAGGATTTCTTGAACAGGTGCTTAGCGAAGGACCCAAAGAAGAGGTGGACGGCCGAGATGTTGCTGGATCATCCCTTCGTGTCAGATTTTGGGGAAGAAGATGATGGACACGGTGCGACACCGTGCGGAGCCCAAGAAAGAGTTCTAGATTTTATTGTAGGGTTGGGAGGAGTTTTGCATGTCGCTGCTGGGCAGCAAGCCCTTGTAAATTGA
- the LOC140857918 gene encoding mitogen-activated protein kinase kinase kinase 20-like, which produces MLGRGSSASVSLGLLRDDESSSLEKIMAVKSAPVSNSSILKHEKEILDLLQGCPEIIGCLGDDDGEATYSLFLELATFGSLFDILRSSHGPFSEPEVRHCTRSILKGLAHIHAKGYVHCDIKPHNILVSGSGEVKIADFGLAKKAAERSQGIFIRGTPLYVAPEGVARNEYETPSDIWSLGCTLIELVTGKPARRFPVDLELPALLFRIARGDVLPEIPESLSAEGKDFLNRCLAKDPKKRWTAEMLLDHPFVSDFGEEDDGHGETPCGAQERVLDFIVGFGDVLNVAAGQQALVN; this is translated from the coding sequence ATGTTGGGGAGAGGAAGCTCTGCTTCGGTTAGCTTGGGACTCCTCAGAGACGACGAATCCTCCTCCCTGGAGAAGATAATGGCAGTCAAGTCCGCACCAGTCTCCAATTCCTCCATCTTGAAGCACGAAAAAGAGATCCTCGATCTCTTACAAGGTTGCCCCGAGATCATCGGCTGCCTCGGCGACGACGACGGCGAGGCCACCTACAGCCTCTTCCTTGAGCTCGCAACCTTCGGCAGCCTCTTCGACATCCTCCGATCTTCCCACGGCCCCTTCTCGGAGCCCGAAGTCCGGCATTGCACCAGGTCCATCCTCAAAGGCCTCGCCCATATCCATGCGAAGGGGTACGTGCATTGCGACATCAAGCCACACAACATCCTCGTGTCCGGCTCCGGCGAGGTCAAGATAGCCGACTTCGGGCTTGCCAAGAAAGCCGCGGAGAGGTCCCAAGGGATCTTTATACGCGGCACACCACTGTACGTGGCGCCGGAGGGAGTGGCCCGGAACGAGTACGAGACGCCGTCGGATATATGGTCTCTCGGGTGTACATTGATCGAGTTGGTCACCGGCAAGCCGGCAAGAAGGTTCCCGGTCGACCTCGAGCTGCCGGCGTTGTTGTTTCGGATCGCTCGTGGCGATGTCTTGCCGGAGATACCGGAGAGCCTTTCAGCGGAGGGGAAGGATTTCTTGAACAGGTGCTTAGCGAAGGACCCAAAGAAGAGGTGGACGGCCGAGATGTTGCTGGATCATCCCTTCGTGTCAGATTTTGGGGAAGAAGATGATGGACACGGTGAAACACCATGCGGAGCCCAAGAAAGAGTTCTAGATTTTATTGTAGGGTTTGGAGATGTTTTGAATGTCGCTGCTGGGCAGCAAGCCCTTGTAAATTGA